Proteins from a genomic interval of Hornefia porci:
- the glmS gene encoding glutamine--fructose-6-phosphate transaminase (isomerizing), with translation MCGIVGYTGHEEACGIIIDGLKRLEYRGYDSAGVALQQQGRLVVRKKKGKIEDLEKFIGSERLTGTTGIGHTRWATHGAPSDVNAHPHTSSDGRIAVVHNGIVENYVELRQKLADEEKIEFRTETDTEVIAQMIGVNYRKNGGNLEDAVYDAVQEMRGAYAIGVIAADTPDRIVAYRKDAPLIAGLGGDCKFIASDIPALLKYVNDIYLIENDEMVVCTPDSVRIYDENRRPVRREVMKVNWSIEDAEKGGYEHFMLKEIHEQPKAVQDTLLRRIDDNGRICLDGISLTKEDLQNITKIYIVACGTAYHAGLIGKYAIEKMARIPVEIDVASEFRYRDPVIDDKTLFIAISQSGETLDTLAALREARSHGARILSVCNVVGSSVARESDDVFYTWAGPEIAVASTKAYTTQLVCMYLIALYLGDLTGNISREYYDHILEELMAMPDKIRQTLEKAPEIEELARHLYNRTQVFFIGRGVDSAVALEGSLKLKEISYINSFAIAAGELKHGTIALMEPETIVIALATQDRLFEKMYSNIVEVKARMAHVVSIAKEGSDKIEAESTEVIYIPQCDDEVTPILTVIPLQLFAYYVAKIKGEDIDKPRNLAKSVTVE, from the coding sequence ATGTGTGGAATTGTAGGATATACGGGACATGAAGAGGCCTGCGGGATTATTATCGACGGGCTGAAAAGGCTGGAATACCGCGGCTACGATTCAGCCGGCGTCGCGCTTCAGCAGCAGGGAAGGCTGGTTGTCCGGAAGAAAAAGGGAAAAATCGAGGATCTGGAGAAATTCATCGGGTCCGAAAGGCTGACTGGAACGACCGGGATCGGACATACCCGCTGGGCGACACACGGCGCGCCCTCGGACGTGAACGCTCATCCCCATACGAGCTCTGACGGAAGAATCGCGGTGGTTCACAACGGAATCGTGGAGAACTACGTGGAGCTCCGGCAGAAGCTGGCGGACGAGGAGAAAATTGAATTCCGCACCGAAACTGATACGGAGGTCATCGCGCAGATGATCGGCGTCAATTACCGGAAAAACGGCGGAAATCTGGAAGATGCGGTGTATGATGCGGTGCAGGAGATGCGGGGCGCATACGCCATCGGAGTCATCGCCGCTGACACGCCGGACAGAATCGTGGCGTACCGCAAGGACGCACCGCTGATTGCCGGGCTGGGAGGCGACTGCAAATTCATCGCTTCGGATATTCCGGCGCTTTTGAAATATGTTAATGATATCTACCTGATTGAGAATGACGAGATGGTGGTCTGCACGCCGGACAGCGTCCGGATTTACGACGAGAACCGCCGTCCGGTCCGCCGCGAGGTCATGAAGGTGAACTGGAGTATCGAAGACGCGGAAAAGGGCGGCTACGAGCACTTCATGCTGAAGGAGATTCACGAACAGCCGAAGGCCGTGCAGGATACGCTGCTGCGGCGCATCGATGACAACGGCAGGATCTGCCTTGACGGGATTTCTCTCACAAAGGAGGATCTGCAGAATATCACCAAAATCTATATTGTTGCCTGTGGAACGGCTTATCATGCGGGGCTGATCGGGAAGTACGCCATTGAAAAAATGGCCCGGATTCCGGTGGAGATCGATGTGGCGTCGGAGTTCCGATACAGGGACCCGGTCATCGATGACAAGACTCTGTTCATCGCCATCAGCCAGTCGGGAGAAACTCTGGATACGCTGGCAGCGCTTCGGGAGGCCAGGAGCCACGGCGCGCGGATACTGTCTGTCTGCAATGTGGTGGGGAGCTCTGTCGCCAGGGAATCGGACGATGTGTTCTATACCTGGGCGGGCCCGGAAATTGCGGTGGCGTCCACTAAAGCCTACACGACGCAGCTTGTGTGCATGTACCTGATCGCTCTGTATCTGGGTGACCTTACCGGAAATATCTCCAGAGAATATTATGACCATATCCTGGAGGAACTGATGGCCATGCCGGACAAAATACGGCAGACGCTGGAGAAGGCGCCGGAGATTGAAGAACTGGCCAGACATCTTTACAACAGAACGCAGGTGTTCTTTATCGGCCGCGGCGTGGACAGCGCCGTGGCGCTGGAGGGCTCCCTGAAGCTGAAGGAGATTTCCTACATCAACTCCTTTGCCATTGCGGCAGGGGAACTGAAGCACGGAACCATCGCGCTGATGGAGCCGGAAACCATCGTGATCGCCCTCGCCACGCAGGACCGGCTGTTTGAAAAGATGTATTCCAATATTGTGGAGGTGAAGGCGAGGATGGCGCATGTCGTTTCTATCGCCAAAGAGGGCAGCGACAAAATCGAGGCGGAGAGCACAGAGGTGATCTACATTCCGCAGTGCGACGACGAGGTCACTCCGATTCTGACGGTGATCCCGCTTCAGCTGTTCGCGTATTACGTGGCGAAAATCAAAGGGGAAGACATCGACAAACCCAGAAATCTTGCCAAATCGGTTACAGTAGAGTAG
- the glmM gene encoding phosphoglucosamine mutase — translation MGRLFGTDGVRGVANSELTPELAFNLGKAGASVLGESRKNPMIIIGKDTRVSGDMLENALTAGILAVGGNVIKVGVIPTPAVAYLVRHYEAQAGVVISASHNPFEYNGIKFFNSEGYKLDDSIEEKIEDLIIRGIDPNAHMTGEALGTCMEGEENAMEIYRRYLLSTIDVRLDGMTVVMDCANGASYKIAPQVYRDLGARVIPIGCSPNGININDHIGSTHPEKLQQKVREEHADIGLAYDGDADRLIVVDENGEVIDGDKTICICARMLKDDGKLAKNKVTATVMSNLGFHKYIENMGADVDVTDVGDRYVLEAMLKSGCVIGGEQSGHIIFRDYSTTGDGAVSSLQFMKALKRSGRRPSELAAEITLYPQVLVNARVTGEGKTLYKKDEEVLRAVEIIEEKMAGDGRVLIRPSGTEPLVRIMIEGRDKAAISEMAQALADLISSKYGK, via the coding sequence ATGGGGAGATTATTCGGTACGGATGGCGTGAGAGGCGTCGCCAATTCTGAGCTGACGCCTGAGCTCGCTTTCAATCTCGGAAAAGCAGGGGCGTCAGTACTGGGAGAATCCAGAAAAAACCCGATGATCATCATCGGAAAAGATACGCGTGTTTCCGGCGATATGCTGGAGAACGCACTGACAGCGGGAATTCTTGCGGTCGGCGGCAATGTGATCAAGGTGGGCGTGATTCCCACTCCTGCGGTGGCTTATCTGGTCCGTCACTATGAGGCACAGGCCGGCGTCGTGATTTCCGCGTCGCATAATCCGTTTGAATATAACGGAATTAAATTCTTCAACAGTGAAGGCTACAAGCTGGATGATTCGATTGAAGAGAAAATTGAAGATCTGATTATCCGCGGAATTGACCCCAATGCGCATATGACGGGAGAAGCGCTGGGTACCTGCATGGAGGGAGAAGAAAACGCCATGGAGATCTACCGGCGCTACCTTCTTTCCACGATTGACGTGCGTCTTGACGGAATGACCGTTGTCATGGATTGCGCCAACGGCGCGTCCTACAAGATTGCTCCTCAGGTCTATCGGGATCTCGGCGCGCGGGTGATTCCTATCGGCTGCTCGCCGAACGGGATCAACATCAACGATCATATCGGCTCCACCCACCCGGAGAAGCTGCAGCAGAAGGTCCGGGAGGAGCACGCGGACATCGGTCTCGCTTATGACGGAGACGCGGACCGCCTGATTGTAGTGGACGAAAACGGCGAGGTGATCGACGGAGACAAAACCATCTGCATTTGTGCCCGGATGCTGAAGGATGACGGAAAACTGGCGAAGAACAAGGTCACCGCGACGGTCATGAGCAATCTCGGATTTCATAAATACATTGAAAACATGGGCGCGGACGTGGACGTGACCGATGTGGGGGACCGCTATGTGCTGGAAGCCATGCTGAAAAGCGGATGTGTAATCGGCGGAGAACAGTCGGGACACATTATTTTCAGGGATTATTCGACCACAGGCGACGGCGCAGTCTCGTCCCTGCAGTTCATGAAGGCACTGAAGCGTTCGGGACGCAGGCCTTCAGAGCTTGCGGCTGAGATTACTTTGTACCCGCAGGTGCTGGTCAACGCCCGGGTCACCGGCGAGGGCAAGACTTTGTACAAGAAAGACGAAGAAGTGCTCCGCGCGGTGGAGATCATCGAAGAGAAGATGGCCGGAGACGGTCGCGTGCTGATCCGCCCCTCCGGGACGGAGCCGCTGGTCCGGATTATGATCGAGGGCCGGGACAAAGCCGCTATTTCAGAGATGGCGCAGGCGCTGGCGGATCTGATCAGCAGCAAATACGGAAAATGA
- a CDS encoding PLDc N-terminal domain-containing protein, which yields MFFAILAPLVLLLCGLIVPIIIAVLVCQDARKRQGCTPWLWALIAVFTPGFIGVVIYLLVRHDYPLKPEYVARRYEQQYEQRYDRAPGEGYGTSGEGYAPDGENRYREEYDNRAVPTGLPTWAKVVIVVALVLAAIFFLTLALGILQYIPDGKEITEIRI from the coding sequence GTGTTTTTCGCAATACTGGCGCCGCTCGTTCTTTTACTTTGCGGCCTGATCGTGCCGATCATTATCGCAGTTCTGGTCTGTCAGGACGCGCGGAAGCGGCAGGGCTGCACGCCCTGGCTCTGGGCGCTGATCGCCGTATTCACGCCCGGCTTTATCGGCGTGGTGATTTATCTGCTGGTGCGGCATGATTATCCGCTGAAACCGGAATATGTGGCGAGGCGGTATGAACAGCAGTATGAACAGCGGTATGACCGGGCGCCGGGAGAAGGATACGGGACTTCGGGTGAAGGTTATGCGCCGGATGGAGAAAACCGATATAGGGAGGAATACGATAACCGCGCTGTGCCGACCGGGCTCCCGACCTGGGCGAAGGTCGTCATTGTGGTTGCGCTGGTGCTGGCGGCGATCTTTTTCCTTACGCTTGCGCTGGGCATTCTGCAGTACATCCCGGATGGGAAGGAAATAACCGAAATCAGAATATAA
- a CDS encoding TIGR01440 family protein, with amino-acid sequence MTYEEIRKQAENAVRELLETARTEKGDIFVVGCSSSEIKGEHIGKGSDINAAKAVYEGIFPVLKEKGLYLAAQCCEHLNRAIIVEKEALLPGTEICNVVPQLHAGGSFAVTVYENAEHPVAVEHIQAAAGIDIGDTLIGMHLRPVAVPVRIAQKKIGEANVVCARTRPKFIGGSRAVYDDALSGGEVRR; translated from the coding sequence ATGACATATGAAGAAATCAGAAAACAGGCAGAGAATGCCGTTAGAGAGCTGCTGGAGACGGCGCGGACAGAAAAGGGCGATATCTTTGTGGTCGGCTGCTCCTCCAGCGAGATCAAGGGGGAGCATATCGGAAAGGGATCCGACATCAACGCCGCGAAGGCGGTTTATGAAGGGATATTCCCTGTTCTGAAGGAAAAGGGACTGTATCTGGCGGCTCAGTGCTGTGAGCATCTGAATCGGGCAATCATCGTGGAGAAGGAGGCCCTTCTTCCGGGGACGGAAATCTGTAATGTGGTGCCGCAGCTTCACGCGGGTGGCTCCTTCGCGGTGACGGTTTATGAAAACGCGGAGCACCCGGTGGCAGTGGAGCATATTCAGGCGGCGGCCGGCATCGACATCGGCGATACTCTGATCGGAATGCATCTGCGTCCGGTCGCGGTGCCGGTGCGGATCGCGCAGAAGAAGATCGGAGAGGCCAACGTGGTCTGTGCGAGAACCCGGCCGAAATTCATCGGCGGAAGCCGCGCGGTTTACGATGACGCGCTGTCCGGCGGAGAGGTGCGCCGGTAA
- a CDS encoding adenosylhomocysteinase, whose product MKQYDIRDIGLAPAGHTKIEWVRHNMPLLADLEEEFRRDRPFEGVKISLSVHLEAKTARLCLALAAGGAQMSVTGSNVLSTQDDVAAALAEEGLSVFAYHGATQEEYDRHIEMCLSHRPNIIIDDGGDLVGMLHTGRPDLAEEVWGGCEETTTGIIRLKAMEREGVLKFPMVAVNDAACKHLFDNRYGTGQSVWDSIMRNTNLIIASKTVVVVGYGWCSRGIAMRADALGARVIVTEIDPVKAIEARMDGYEVMTMAKAAPLGDIFVSATGCCKTITVEHMMTMKDRAILTNAGHFNCEIDMDALEQAAAEKKETRNNITGYRLPNGKWINVIAEGRLVNIAAADGHPAEIMDMSFAVQALSALYIREHHKELRSGVVDVSAEIDDRVARRRLAAWGIEIDRLTDEQEAYLNSWNV is encoded by the coding sequence ATGAAGCAATACGATATTCGGGATATCGGTCTGGCGCCCGCAGGTCATACCAAGATCGAGTGGGTGCGTCACAACATGCCGCTGCTGGCGGATCTGGAGGAGGAATTCCGCAGAGACAGACCCTTTGAGGGCGTGAAGATCTCTCTGTCCGTCCATCTTGAGGCGAAAACGGCCAGGCTCTGCCTGGCGCTGGCGGCCGGCGGCGCGCAGATGTCCGTGACCGGCAGCAACGTCCTGTCCACGCAGGATGATGTGGCGGCGGCGCTTGCGGAGGAAGGACTTTCCGTATTCGCATATCACGGTGCCACACAGGAGGAATACGACAGGCATATTGAGATGTGTCTGTCCCACAGACCGAATATCATCATCGACGACGGCGGAGATCTCGTCGGAATGCTGCACACCGGGCGTCCGGATCTGGCGGAGGAGGTGTGGGGCGGCTGTGAAGAGACCACCACGGGCATTATCCGGCTGAAGGCGATGGAACGGGAAGGCGTTCTGAAATTCCCGATGGTGGCGGTGAATGACGCGGCATGCAAGCATCTGTTTGACAACCGCTACGGAACAGGACAGTCTGTGTGGGACAGTATCATGCGGAACACAAATCTGATAATTGCATCCAAAACCGTCGTGGTGGTCGGATACGGCTGGTGCTCCCGCGGAATCGCCATGCGCGCGGACGCGCTGGGAGCACGGGTGATCGTGACCGAAATCGACCCGGTGAAGGCGATTGAAGCGAGGATGGACGGCTATGAGGTTATGACCATGGCCAAGGCCGCGCCGCTGGGCGATATTTTTGTGAGCGCCACAGGCTGCTGCAAGACCATTACGGTGGAGCACATGATGACGATGAAGGACCGTGCGATTCTGACGAACGCGGGACACTTCAACTGTGAGATCGACATGGACGCGCTGGAACAGGCAGCGGCGGAGAAAAAGGAAACCAGAAACAACATCACGGGTTACCGGCTTCCCAACGGGAAGTGGATCAATGTCATCGCGGAGGGACGGCTGGTGAACATCGCGGCCGCGGATGGTCATCCCGCGGAAATCATGGACATGAGCTTCGCGGTTCAGGCGCTTTCCGCACTGTATATCCGGGAGCATCACAAAGAGCTGCGGAGCGGAGTCGTCGATGTCAGCGCAGAAATCGACGACCGCGTCGCGAGGCGCAGACTCGCAGCCTGGGGAATTGAAATTGACCGGCTGACCGATGAGCAGGAGGCTTACCTGAACAGCTGGAATGTATAA